A single region of the Lotus japonicus ecotype B-129 chromosome 4, LjGifu_v1.2 genome encodes:
- the LOC130715871 gene encoding probable N-acetyltransferase HLS1 has translation MGEEASSTAMVQVSVREFDPNKDRESVEAVERICEVGPSGKLSLFTDLHGDPITRVRNSPTFLMLVAEIGEETVGMIRGCIKTVTCGKKLQRLDKTTTKQVPVYTKLAYILGLRVSPFHRRMGIALKLVQAIEKWFSDNGAEYSYMATENDNEASVKLFTEKCGYSKFRTPSILVNPVFAHRVSTNSSRVTIIPLAPADAESLYRSRFATTEFFPRDIDSVLNNKLTLGTFLAVPKDCRYSHDTWQGAEEFLLDPPGSWAVVSVWNSKDMYTLEVKGASRVNRALAKATRLVDRALPWLKLPSFPNLFEPFGFQLMYGLGGFGPDAVTMVRALCGLTHNLAKEQGCRVVATEVSSTEPLRFGVPHWKMLSCEEDLWCIKRLGEDYSDGAVGDWTKSPPGFSIFVDPREF, from the exons ATGGGAGAAGAGGCTTCTTCAACTGCCATGGTTCAAGTGAGTGTGAGAGAGTTTGATCCAAATAAAGACAGAGAAAGTGTGGAAGCTGTTGAAAGAATATGTGAGGTTGGACCCAGTGGGAAGCTTTCCCTCTTCACCGACCTCCATGGTGACCCAATTACCAGGGTCCGCAACTCACCAACTTTCCTCATGCTg GTGGCTGAGATTGGTGAAGAAACTGTTGGAATGATAAGAGGTTGCATCAAAACTGTTACATGTGGAAAAAAGCTTCAAAGGCTTGATAAAACCACAACCAAACAGGTCCCTGTTTACACCAAACTCGCCTACATTCTTGGCCTCCGTGTTTCTCCATTTCACAG GAGAATGGGAATTGCTTTGAAGCTAGTGCAAGCAATTGAGAAATGGTTCAGTGACAATGGAGCTGAGTACTCCTACATGGCAACTGAAAACGACAACGAAGCGTCTGTTAAGCTTTTCACTGAGAAATGTGGTTACTCAAAGTTCCGTACTCCTTCCATACTAGTGAACCCGGTCTTTGCTCACCGAGTTAGTACTAACTCGTCCCGGGTCACCATCATCCCACTCGCTCCGGCCGACGCGGAGTCACTCTACCGGAGCCGCTTCGCCACCACCGAGTTCTTCCCCAGAGACATTGACTCTGTCCTCAACAACAAACTCACCCTTGGCACGTTCCTCGCCGTGCCAAAGGACTGCCGGTACAGCCATGATACGTGGCAGGGCGCGGAGGAGTTTCTGTTGGACCCGCCGGGCTCGTGGGCTGTGGTGAGTGTGTGGAACAGTAAAGACATGTACACACTCGAGGTGAAAGGCGCGTCGAGGGTGAACCGGGCTTTGGCGAAAGCCACCCGGTTGGTGGACCGGGCTTTGCCGTGGCTGAAACTGCCTTCATTCCCGAACTTGTTCGAGCCGTTTGGGTTTCAATTGATGTACGGGCTTGGAGGGTTTGGCCCGGATGCGGTGACAATGGTGAGGGCTCTCTGTGGCCTAACACACAACCTTGCTAAAGAACAGGGTTGCCGTGTTGTGGCCACAGAGGTCTCGAGCACCGAACCACTACGATTCGGTGTCCCGCATTGGAAGATGCTATCATGCGAGGAGGAtctgtggtgcataaaaaggctTGGGGAGGATTATAGTGATGGTGCTGTTGGTGATTGGACCAAATCTCCACCTGGATTTTCCATTTTTGTTGACCCTAGAGAGTTTTAA